Proteins from a genomic interval of Trifolium pratense cultivar HEN17-A07 linkage group LG6, ARS_RC_1.1, whole genome shotgun sequence:
- the LOC123889102 gene encoding potassium transporter 5-like, which yields MALEEKEEAIVVVNMENIQQQQQEHVSDHPILQGQKQPSFRRNDSLEIEARTTSHARHSKGPSTAMILQLAFQSLGIVYGDIGTSPLYVYSSTFTHGIKHNDDILGVLSLIFYTLTLIPLLKYVFFVLRATDNGDGGTFALYSLICRYARVGLIPNRQAEDADVSNYQLELPNNREKRASKLKSMLENNHFMKLFLLFATMLGTSMVIGDGVLTPCISVLSAVGGIKEAANQITENQIVLISVAILIGLFMVQRFGTDKVGYSFAPIICIWFAFIGGIGMYNFIKHDTSVVKAINPKYIVDYFTRNKKDAWISLGGVVLAITGTEALFADCGHFTVRSIQISMCSVTYPALILAYVGQASFLRKNNDLVGDTFYKSIPDSLYWPMFVIAVLAAIIASQAMISGTFSIIQQSLSLGCFPRVRIVHTSAKYEGQVYIPEVNYILMIACIAITVGFKNTTKIGNAYGIAVVFVMTLTSAFLVLIMIMIWKTHILLILTYVLVIGSVELVYLSSVLYKFEQGGYLPLAFAAILMFIMYVWNNVYQRKYYYELDHKISPEKLREVACDTSLSRLPGLAMFYSELVQGIPPIFKHYVANVPALHSVLVFVSIKSLPISKVPTEERFLFRRVHPKELNVFRCAVRYGYTDVRNEQEPFEKILVERLKEFIVKEYYCSQKLIQDGKNDESEDDKIDEISDGERVQEEIEKEIEVVEKASRAGIVHLIGENEVIASKGAGIAKRILIDYAYNFLKKNLRQSEKLFDIPHKHMVKVGMTYEL from the exons ATGGctttagaagaaaaagaagaagcaatTGTAGTTGTCAACATGGAGAacatacaacaacaacaacaagagcATGTTTCTGATCATCCTATACTCCAAGGGCAGAAACAACCTTCGTTTCGAAGAAACGATTCTCTTGAAATAGAAGCTCGCACCACCTCCCACGCTCGTCATTCTAAA GGGCCATCAACTGCGATGATACTACAACTAGCATTTCAAAGTCTCGGAATAGTTTACGGAGACATTGGAACCTCGCCGTTGTATGTCTATTCAAGCACTTTCACTCACGGTATAAAACACAATGATGATATATTGGGAGTTCTTTCattaatcttttataccctCACTCTCATCCCTCTTCTCAAATATGTCTTCTTCGTCTTAAGGGCCACTGATAATGGCGATG GTGGAACATTTGCTTTGTACTCTCTGATATGTCGTTACGCGAGAGTGGGATTAATTCCGAATCGACAAGCAGAGGATGCAGATGTGTCGAATTATCAGCTGGAATTGCCAAACAACCGCGAGAAGAGAGCATCAAAGCTTAAATCTATGCTTGAGAATAATCACTTTATGAAGCTATTCCTCTTATTTGCTACTATGCTTGGCACTTCCATGGTCATTGGTGATGGTGTTCTCACCCCTTGCATCTCTG TTTTATCAGCTGTGGGAGGGATCAAGGAAGCTGCGAACCAAATAACCGAAA ATCAAATTGTTTTGATATCAGTAGCAATCTTGATTGGCCTTTTCATGGTTCAGAGGTTTGGAACTGATAAAGTCGGTTACAGTTTTGCTCCAATAATCTGTATATGGTTTGCATTTATCGGAGGTATTGGCATGTACAATTTCATCAAACATGATACATCAGTCGTAAAAGCAATAAATCCAAAATATATAGTAGATTATTTCACTAGGAATAAGAAAGATGCTTGGATTTCTCTCGGCGGTGTTGTTCTAGCTATAACAG GAACTGAAGCACTATTTGCAGATTGTGGACATTTCACGGTTCGGTCTATACAGATAAGTATGTGTTCTGTGACTTACCCTGCTCTCATTTTGGCTTATGTTGGACAAGCTTCCTTTCTTCGCAAAAACAACGATCTTGTCGGTGACACATTTTACAAGTCCATACCAG ACTCTCTATATTGGCCAATGTTTGTGATTGCTGTTTTAGCAGCAATAATAGCTTCTCAAGCTATGATATCAGGGACATTCTCTATAATCCAACAATCTCTATCATTAGGATGTTTTCCTCGAGTGCGAATTGTACATACATCAGCCAAATATGAAGGACAAGTTTATATCCCAGAAGTTAATTACATCCTCATGATTGCTTGTATTGCTATCACGGTTGGCTtcaaaaacacaacaaaaattgGCAATGCTTATG GGATAGCAGTGGTATTTGTGATGACACTGACATCGGCTTTTCTCGTACTAATCATGATCATGATATGGAAGACTCACATACTTTTGATCCTTACCTATGTTCTCGTCATTGGTTCAGTAGAGCTTGTTTATTTAAGCTCAGTTTTATACAAATTTGAACAAGGAGGTTATCTACCTCTTGCATTTGCCGCGATTCTAATGTTCATCATGTATGTTTGGAATAATGTGTATCAAAGGAAATACTATTATGAACTTGATCACAAGATTTCCCCGGAAAAGCTTAGAGAGGTTGCTTGTGACACAAGTTTATCTCGATTACCCGGTCTTGCAATGTTTTACTCTGAGCTTGTTCAAGGTATTCCACCTATTTTCAAGCATTATGTTGCAAATGTTCCTGCACTACACTCTGTCCTTGTCTTTGTTTCCATAAAATCCTTACCTATTAGCAAAGTTCCAACGGAAGAAAGGTTCCTTTTTCGTCGAGTACATCCTAAAGAACTCAATGTATTCCGATGTGCTGTTAGATATGGATACACCGATGTACGCAATGAGCAAGAGCCTTTTGAGAAGATTTTGGTTGAGAGGTTGAAGGAGTTTATAGTTAAGGAATATTATTGTTCTCAAAAATTGATACAAGATGGTAAAAATGATGAAAGTGAAGATGATAAGATTGATGAAATTAGTGATGGAGAAAGAGTACAAGAGGAAATCGAAAAAGAGATTGAGGTGGTTGAAAAAGCATCAAGGGCTGGTATTGTTCATTTGATTGGTGAAAATGAGGTGATTGCTAGTAAAGGAGCTGGCATTGCAAAGAGGATTTTGATTGATTATGCTTACAATTTCTTGAAGAAAAACTTGAGAcaaagtgaaaaattatttgatattcCTCACAAGCATATGGTTAAAGTGGGAATGACTTATGAACTATGA